The region ACAAGGCCGATGGCCATAACGTACCACATATGAACAGCCAGCGTTTCACCGGCAGCTGTTATATCAAAGTCCGGTAATTGCCGGGATACTGTTGTTCCTGCTGTGAAAATCAGGATTGCTGTTTCACCAAGCGCGCGTCCGGCAGTCAGCGTTATACCGGTCACAATGCCGGGCAGAGCGTTGGGCAGCACGACCCGATAAATAGTCTGCCATTTAGTTGCCCCAAGCGCCAGGCTGGCCTCACGATAGTGAGCCGGTACGGTACGAATCGATTCCTCGGTCACGCGCACTAACAATGGCAGGTTCAGCAGTGTCAGCGTCAACGCCCCGCCAATAATGCTAAAGCCCAGACCCAGCTTGTTTACAAAGATGATCATACCAAACAAACCAAGTACGATTGACGGAACGGTAGCCAAACTCTCAGTGCTCAGCCTGATTAGGTCGGTCAGTCGATTATTACCGGCGTATTCGGCGAGGTATATTCCTGCTCCAACCGCAACTGGAATCGAAAAGAACAGCGACAGAAACAAGATATAAAACGAGTTGAATAACTGCGGTCCCACCCCGCCGCCGGCCCTGATATCACTTGGCATCCCTGTGATAAAATCCCATGTTAACACTGGCAGACCCTTATACAGCATATATATCAGGAAGGCCGCCAGAATGCCCAGAATAACCAAACCGGCCAGCCACATAATTCCTGTTGCAATTCTATCCTGAGTTTTAGATGATATAAGCCGGCTGCATTTAAACCGGTCTTGCTGATAATTCCTAATGACTAATTTCTCGCTTGTCTGGACTGACATTAGACTAACCTCCTTTGACCAATTCGACGAATTGCCAAAATCATGAGCAGCGAAATCATTAACAGTACTAAGGCCATCAAAAACAGTGAGTCGCCCCACGCTGACCCAAAGGGCGTATTACCCATTTCTACAACTATTTCACTTGGCAAGGTCGAAGTAGGCATGAACAAGGATTTGGCCAGCATCGGCGTATTACCGATGACCATCTGAACTGCCATTGTCTCACCTACCGCCCGGGCCATCGCCAGAATAATCGAGGTTAATATACCCGGCAGCGCAGCCGGCAGCAGAACCTTCCAAATAGTTTGCCAACGGGTAGCGCCTA is a window of Veillonellaceae bacterium DNA encoding:
- the pstA gene encoding phosphate ABC transporter permease PstA, producing MSSKTQDRIATGIMWLAGLVILGILAAFLIYMLYKGLPVLTWDFITGMPSDIRAGGGVGPQLFNSFYILFLSLFFSIPVAVGAGIYLAEYAGNNRLTDLIRLSTESLATVPSIVLGLFGMIIFVNKLGLGFSIIGGALTLTLLNLPLLVRVTEESIRTVPAHYREASLALGATKWQTIYRVVLPNALPGIVTGITLTAGRALGETAILIFTAGTTVSRQLPDFDITAAGETLAVHMWYVMAIGLV